A single region of the Thermus antranikianii DSM 12462 genome encodes:
- a CDS encoding RidA family protein, which produces MEAVSTDKAPPAIGPYSQAVRAGGLVFVSGQIPLKPDGTLVEGDIRAQTEQVMENLQAILEAAGSSLSRVVQTTCFLLDMEDFPLFNEVYARYFSPPYPARATVAVKALPRGVRVEVACIALAD; this is translated from the coding sequence ATGGAGGCGGTGAGCACGGATAAAGCCCCCCCGGCCATCGGCCCCTACTCCCAGGCGGTGCGGGCTGGGGGGCTGGTCTTCGTTTCCGGCCAGATTCCCCTGAAGCCCGACGGCACCCTGGTGGAGGGGGATATCCGCGCCCAGACGGAGCAGGTCATGGAGAACTTGCAGGCCATCCTGGAGGCCGCAGGCTCCAGCCTTTCCCGGGTCGTTCAAACCACCTGCTTCCTTTTGGACATGGAGGACTTTCCCCTTTTTAACGAGGTTTATGCCCGCTATTTCTCGCCCCCCTACCCAGCCCGGGCCACGGTGGCGGTGAAGGCTTTGCCCAGAGGGGTCCGGGTGGAGGTGGCCTGCATCGCCCTGGCGGATTAA
- the meaB gene encoding methylmalonyl Co-A mutase-associated GTPase MeaB, producing the protein MTVQENQAEELLHRFRQGDVRALARALTLVESGHPVGQELLKRLRGQARAKVVGITGSPGAGKSTLTDRLILEARKRGERVGVLAVDPSSPFTGGAILGDRIRMMRHHQDPGVYIRSLASRGALGGLAGATVAALALLEAFGFDRIFVETVGVGQSEVDIARVADTTLLVLTPAAGDAVQAFKAGVMEIADLFAVNKFDLPGGERIIQELKSALELAPPRPGGWHPPIYPTVAATGEGVEALFEGLEAHYQHLVAHGLLEAHRLERARFEVESVIQEWGRKRTQGAGDLVARVARGELSPEEAALALLDPKTHP; encoded by the coding sequence ATGACGGTCCAGGAAAACCAAGCGGAAGAACTTCTCCACCGCTTTCGCCAAGGGGATGTGCGGGCCCTGGCCCGGGCCCTCACCCTGGTGGAATCGGGACACCCTGTGGGGCAGGAACTCCTCAAGCGCCTGCGGGGACAGGCCCGGGCCAAGGTGGTGGGCATCACGGGAAGCCCGGGAGCTGGCAAGAGCACCCTCACCGACCGCTTGATCCTGGAGGCCAGGAAGCGGGGAGAGCGGGTAGGGGTCTTGGCGGTGGACCCCTCCAGCCCCTTCACCGGAGGGGCCATCCTGGGGGACCGGATCCGCATGATGCGCCACCACCAGGACCCGGGGGTCTACATCCGCTCCCTGGCCTCGAGGGGAGCCCTGGGGGGCTTGGCGGGGGCCACGGTGGCCGCCTTAGCCCTTCTGGAGGCCTTCGGCTTTGACCGCATCTTCGTGGAAACCGTGGGGGTGGGGCAAAGCGAGGTGGACATCGCCCGGGTGGCGGACACCACCCTTCTCGTCCTCACCCCAGCGGCGGGGGATGCGGTGCAGGCCTTCAAGGCCGGGGTCATGGAGATCGCCGATCTCTTTGCCGTGAACAAGTTTGACCTACCCGGCGGGGAGAGGATCATCCAGGAGCTGAAAAGCGCTCTGGAGCTGGCCCCTCCCCGGCCCGGGGGATGGCACCCTCCCATCTACCCCACGGTGGCGGCCACGGGGGAAGGGGTGGAGGCCCTCTTTGAGGGGCTGGAGGCCCATTACCAGCACCTCGTAGCCCACGGGCTCCTCGAGGCCCATCGGCTGGAACGGGCCCGTTTCGAGGTGGAAAGCGTCATCCAGGAATGGGGGCGGAAGAGAACCCAAGGCGCAGGCGACCTGGTAGCCCGGGTGGCCCGGGGAGAGCTTTCCCCGGAGGAAGCCGCCTTGGCCCTTCTGGACCCCAAGACCCACCCCTAG
- a CDS encoding NUDIX hydrolase, translating to MRRKRQVRVARKRVVSAGGVVLRGRVPEVLVVSLKGGRVVTLPKGQVEPGERYPETAVREVREETGVEAAVVSPLGKVRYYFTVRNGGEPVTVSKEVHYFLMVYRGGEPRPQLTEVEEAFFLPASEALERLSYPNERETLLKALARWRPSRQDSSPEPGA from the coding sequence GTGCGGAGAAAGCGTCAGGTCCGGGTGGCCAGAAAGCGGGTGGTGTCCGCCGGGGGCGTGGTCCTTCGGGGAAGGGTTCCCGAGGTATTGGTGGTGTCCCTGAAGGGAGGACGGGTGGTGACCCTTCCCAAGGGGCAGGTGGAGCCCGGGGAGCGTTATCCGGAGACGGCGGTGCGGGAGGTGCGGGAGGAAACCGGGGTGGAGGCGGCGGTGGTTTCCCCCTTGGGCAAGGTACGCTACTACTTCACCGTCCGGAACGGGGGAGAACCGGTTACGGTGAGCAAGGAGGTCCACTATTTTCTTATGGTCTACCGCGGGGGCGAACCCCGGCCCCAGCTCACCGAGGTGGAGGAGGCCTTTTTCCTGCCTGCCTCCGAAGCCCTGGAGCGCCTTTCCTATCCCAATGAGCGGGAAACCCTCTTAAAGGCCCTGGCCCGCTGGCGTCCCTCCCGGCAGGATTCCTCCCCGGAGCCTGGGGCCTAG